CACATGGGTTACATATGGAAAAAATCCACGCGTATCCCATGTGCCCTTTTTCACTGGGAAACACATCCAACTAAAATGTTtcggtattttttattaataatttcaatgaaTAGGCTTTCATAATTATCATTTGAAAAGCatagcatattttttattttgaaagcatACTTTTCTAAGACATAAATTCCTAATCCTCCTCCTTTTTTCCCATTTCCTCTTGATTGACTTAGTTTATAAAATGGTAATatataattagaatttaattcaaGAGAACTTTCTGTATCATGCCAAGTCTCTGAAATAGATATGATGTCGAACgtgtagtttaaaatatttaaaaattctttatgtttattaaaattttgctgCATGCTTCTAATGTTTATGTGTAATACAGAAAATGAGCCATCATCTGCTATTACTTTAAATTCAAAAGGATCAATATGCGGTGTGTTAATTAAGTTCATTtgagtttcttgaaaaatatttatattttcttcggataggttatttataaagttgtccTCAAAAAAGTCTAAACTTAAATTGTGAAAATCTAATTTCTGTGGAAAAAGCgctgccattttttaaaaatgtataatttaaaaatatttaatataattaaaaactaaaatactcAAAACGCTTACTCGTTTACGCATGTCGGAATAACATCTGTGTTGCGGGTGTTTTCTCGAAATTCGTGAACAATAAGTTTGTTGTAAACAACTTTTGCAAAATAGCCATTTTGACGATGTATCTTCGCCTGATCAAAAAGTTCCTTTCGAATTTTTCGCGTggtaaaactaaaatctttgTTTAGAAAGATATTAgttccttttaattttgttgctctttccaaaattgtttttttgtccTCGTAATCCCGGAGCTTCAAGACAATTGCTCGCTCTTGTTTATCATTAGCTACTCCCACTCGATGAGCCCGatcaattataatatttttttcaataccaAGATTATCTTTAAATAGTTGCTTTACCTTTTTTGTGTGATTTCCCAATTCTTTTCTTCGTTATTTTCAACGACCCCGTCAATTCTTAAATTGTTTCTTCTGTTACGGTCTTCAATatcaacgttttttaattttaactcaaTATTGTCAGAAGATATTTTACCCTGCATTTTTCGTACATTTGATAAATCGTCgtgaactttattaattttttcctcAACTGCTCTAGCTTTTTCGTTGAATACATCGCCAACAAAATTTAATCCAGATTTCATTTCGTCGAGTTCTCGCCGAACTTCTTTTAAACTAGATTGAAAGTTATCAAATCTCTCATTTATGTTCGATAATGcttcatgaaaaaaatacaaaaattttctttttgaatatttagtACCTCTCTCATCATAGCAATCAAAACTAACTCTTCTGATTTAGacatatcaatttttatttaacgaattacaaaaattccaaaaatatttaactgtaAGAAAACGTGTCTGTTCACCACGATGTTCGCCACGCAAAAAAAcctaacattataaaaaaaaaatcgtaaatcattttgaaaaggaATGAATTGCTCGAAGTACAATATATGATAACCTAAAAAGACTTGAAACTGTTCAATCATTTTCTGATAGAAAGCACCCTGGTCGTCCGACATCCTGGACTAGAGAAAAGAAAGCCGAATTAACGAGACTTGTCAACAATCGAAAAGGGGTCAGTCAGAGAAAAATAGGTATTAAATTTGGTCTAAATCAATCGACAATTGGTcgtcagttaaaaaaaatatcggTTATAGCCGTGGTATGTCCGAGCCATTGTTTCGCACTTCCAAGGCTGTAGCGATCAACTCATCaatctatattaatgaatgttTAGAAAAACGACTTCTTCCATTTATTCACAAGTATCATGGAGactttaactatttattttggcCAGATTTAGCAAGTTCTCATTATTCTAAAGATTCTCTAAATTGGATGGACCAATATGTCCATTACGTTGATAAAAAATCCAATCCCCTAAATGTGCCTCAAGCACGaccaattgaaaatttttgggGACATTTGGCACAGAAGGTTTACGAGGGAGATTGGCAAGCTTCAACAGGGCAAGTTTTGATTGATCGCATTAAACTAAAACTACAAGAAattgatttaaactttttacagtCGCATATGAAATGCGTCAGAGCAAAATTGAGATCAATTGCAGATGGTggtgttttttcatttaaaaaataatatatttttattaaaagataaatgctttatttaaaaaaaatataatagtagtttgtttttttatttataaataagttattgacGTTTTTATTTTGTCCGATAACTTCCGCATCATCCgttatcttgttttcctgattcatacaatttgTAATCTTTCAATTCgcctgttaatcgttatcttgttttataaactttatctatTCTCtcctagtaacttccaactctaatagcttgcagccttgttagaagtaaaaaagtttaaaaaaatggtgtttattacgcaaaaacttttttttaatgcgtaaaagtttttttatctttatttaaagtttttaatgtcTTTGAACCACCGCTCAGCAGTCCCAGTGAAAAATAAAACCGCGTCCCACATGGGTTCCGCGTGGGTTCCGTGTGGGTTTGATGGGATTTACGTGGGACGGATTTTCCCATGTGGTATCCGTATGGAAATTTGTCACCTTAAACCCATGTGGGTAATCCCACATGGGTTACATGTAGGAACCATATGGTATTTACACATATGGGTAATCCCACGTGGGTTTCCTGTGGAATTTGCATGGGAATTAATTTGAAAGttggaaactaaaaaaaaaaactttctaaaaaaactaaaaaaagaatttgtaaatCGACATTGCATTGCGTTACGTTTATATTgtgtgaaaataatttatattaatatagaGAATGGCAAGCAAGTATGTAATTACCACGAATAATGTTTATCTTTCTTTATAGAAATAAGATTAAGATTTGTGCAAATAGACGTATTATTAGgataatataatagttatttgaGTTTAGATTTTGAGTAAATTATTTGCAAACAATTAACTGATGCAAGTTGAAATGTTGTCAAAAACCAATCGTGCATGCATGGGACACTGCAGTGTCCCACAAAGAAATGCAGGTTTTAAAGTCAAAGAATTcccaattttctttattaaaaaaagaaaaaaataggatGGAGATGGGtttctgtaactttttttatgctccaaaacttttaactttagatATAATAAGGTCCTTAAGACTTAAGGGACTTACGAACTACATTGAGGAACAAAAACAGGATATTTACcgaaacttttcaatttttaatttggagTATCACAGTGTTATTGGGAATAAAGCCTCTGGGTCCAGTTTTCAAAGTAATATGATCTAAagtaatgtttaaataaaataatatgctTTAAAATGCATATAGTTATACATATAACTCCTGATAGTTAACTATATGTATAACTAGTTATacatataatttgttataaaaacttattttttaaggttatgCTTGAACAAATTAGTACCaattaattcaaattcaaaatttagttaaagTTCAAGttaaagttcttatttattcattgtttttgttaattttatatttatttgttcaaatttaTCAGTTAGTACTATTTTTTACTACAGTAAGAATGTTTATCATTGTTGAATGTGATTTTATTAGtaactcaattttattttcaacatattGTGACAccctttatattttaaatgatgacAGCTTTACTTTTCTATTGATGTTAAATTTGTTACGTTTCAATAACTCAGATTGAATCTTAACTGAATTATTGTAAGCTTTGTAGGGGTTTGTTGTATATCAAATGGTGttgtaaataaagtaaaaattatatatatatatatatatatatatatatatatatatatatatatatatatatatatatatatattttacagttCCTATTGTATACTCTTTTGCAAATCTTTTACCTACTGGACGCCTAACATAACGCCTCGAAACTGGACGGTTGAAAATTGGAAAACAGTTTTGTGGTCGGATGAAAGTAAATTTAACATGGTTTGCAGCGACGGTCGAGGTTATGTTAGGCGTCCAGTAGGTAAAAGATTTGCAAAAGAGTATACAATAGGAACTGTAAAATTTGGGGGTGGCAATATAATGGTTTGGGGGTGTTTCTCCTGGGCTGGAATTGGTCCGTTGTACCGTGTAAACGGTATAATGGACCAACTACAGTACAGGGAAATATTATCTAATCAAATGTTGCCACACGCTTTAGAAAAAATGCCTCACAATTGGGTTTATCAACATGATAATGACCCTAAACATACAGCTTTGACTGTAAAAATTGGCTCATAAATAATAGCATAACGGTTTTGAAGTGGCCTGCCCAATCTCCCGACTTAAATCCAATCGAAAATTTATGGATTGAAGTTGAGCGACGCTTGGGAGGTCGCAAATTTCAAAAACCGGATGAACTTTTTCGAGCCGTACAGTATGAATGGGAGGCATTACCAAAACAGTTACTAGAAACTCTTGTAGAATCTATGCCAAGACGGTGCAAGGCCGTTATCGATTCTAAAGGCtatgcaactaaatattaatgtttttttttttttagaatctaTTATTTGTTGATgttagtaaaattattcttttacgTTTGTATAATCGTTCACGTGGTTTTGTCGCGCAAAATATTTGATGCTATTTGAACATTTagatatgtttaattttaaacaaattattagagAATACACTTTACACAGTCTTATAGAGCAAAAAACGCTCTATCCAACCATATATAGTAATAAactataaacttattttaagacattgaaaatttcattaaaaataactatttgcaATCGTTCACGTAGTTTTGTCCgcagctgtatatatatatatatatatatatatttaaatgagaAATAATGCAAATTGATTACTTATTTTACCTAAATCATAGGGTCATCTATGCATAATGATGTTAGATGATGACCCGTTTATTGAACACCTTCACCCTTTATCAAACTCAGTCAATTTTTTGCCATCTCCCATTGAAAATGTTGTCAGTTTTTGTTATCATATTATGATGGTATATCTGAattgttaatataatataaaaaatgcatataccatcaatttttttctggttCAATTATACATTTATTCTCAACAgtactaaaagtaaaaaaaaaaaaaacataaattgttcTTTCAGATAAGCAAGCTAATTTCTGAATTTAGATTGTTTTTCCTATGATCTTCTACAGTTTTAAGCAACAAAAGTAAGAAGTTTTTAGACCACATTGTTGGTGTAAATACCTCTAAAACCTGCTCATagctagcataaattgttttacttttttttaaaataaaatatgttacttttttttcaattttttaattgacattaattcaattttttaattgacattaTTTTGGTCTCAACATCCCCTCCCCATTGTCAATTATTGTTAAACTCACACTGCCCCACTATCTACTGGCATCATTTATGGATGATCCCATAGcctaaatactatatatatatatatatatatatatatatatatatatatatatatatatatatatatatatatatatatatatatatatatattatttttactttatttacaaCACCATTTGATATACAACAAATTCTTACAAAGCTTACAATAATTCAGTTTAAATTCAATCTGAGTTATTGAAACgtaataaatttaacatcaaTAGAAAAGTAAAGCTGTCatcatttaaaatgtaaaggGTGTTGTCAAAATATGTTGAAAGTAAAATTAAGTTACTAATAAAATCACGTTCAACAATGATAAATATTCTTACTGTAGTAAGAATTAGTACTAGTTAACaaatttgaacaaataaatataaaatagcgaaaaaacaatgaacaaatAAGAACTTGAACTTGAACTAAATCTTGAATTTGAATTAATTGGTACTAATTTGTTCAAgcataaccttaaaaaaataagtttatataataaattttatgtatgACTAGTTATACATATAGTTAACTATCAGGAGTTATATGTATAACTGCAtgcattttaaagcattttatttaatttatatattactttagatcATATTACTTTGAATACTGGACTTTATTTCCAATTACACTCCagattaaaaattgaaaagtttctGTAATTATCCTGTTTTTGTTCCTCAATGTACTTCGTAGGTCCCTTAAGTTTTATGAaccttattatatataaatttaaaagttttggagcctaaaaaaagttacagaaaCCTCCCTATCTTCCccctattttaataattttttttaataaagaaaatttgacTTTCAAACCAGCATTTCTTTGTGGGACACTGCAGTGTCCCATGCATGCATGCTTGGTTTTTGACAACATTTGAACTTGCATCACTCAATTGTTTGCAGATAATATActcaaaaactatatttaaatatcatatGAACATGTTAGAGAATGTTCATATGATATTTGAACatcacaaatttaataatattgttgtgatatgttatataaataataccatAATAGATTATGATATGAAACAAAGTTGATACACTGAAGGCCAATTCCTAATACTGTGTTTACATTTTCATCTTTTAACATTAGACGAAAGTTTGTGTtcacacttttttaataaatctttaaaatttgatagCGCAACTTCAGGACGATAACCTTGTAAGGTTCAAGGCGTTACATTGTAAGATAATAATATTGTCAAACTAAcggtaagtttttttaataattaaaatgccTTTAAAATGTTGTGTATCTCTTTGCAAGTCGAACTATCTcaactacaacaaaaatatcaatttatacaACTACAACTACAATATCAATACTcaactacaacaaaaatatcaatttataaattcCCGAAGAATCTAGAGGAGAGAAAAAGATGTAGTGAAGCTATCCCAAGAACTGGTTTTATTGTTACAGACTATACAGCAGTATTTCAACTTCATTGGTCAAATGAAGCACCTTTTGAAAGCAAAGATGGGAAGCAACGACCTTTAAACCCAccatctgtttttaaaaatattccgcCTAGTTGTTTAGCCACACCAGCAAGTAAAGTTAGAAAAACTGTAACTTCAAGCGGTTTTCGAAGCATTTTACCAGATGTGTTAAATGATTTTCTAAAAGAGGATGAACTTATATTTGACGATATTCAATCTTTGTTAAGTGATAATAACGATGTTATTGTTTTCcagcttaataaaaaaagtttacacatACAATCAAAAATGTACAAACTTGATGttccattatttattttagtaattttcaaTGATTATTCACTTGTAGCTAACCATAATGGCACAACTTGTAATATTTCATCTTTAgctgtaaacaaattaaagttaataaaaacaaaatcagctTTATTTGAAGcagttagattttttaaaaataaagaaagttcgCTTCAGTTAAATATTCTATTCGAACACCTTAATGCTATGAGAAAAGTTAATGTTGGTGAAGTTTTATATACTTCAGATATTATATGTAGAGCATATGAGTATTTTGCTATGTGACGAAGTTTATATGACTGTTTGTGTATTGACTACAAGTTGCCAAGTATAAGGACACGATTGACTTCAAAAATAAGCTCATTGGAGGACCTAAGTTtcataaatagtatttttatgaatttaaatccATTGATAAGAATTTCCATACTACTAATTGATGAGGTCTATGTCAAAGCTTCATTACTTTACCAAAGAGGTGCTTTGTTTGGTCAAGCAGTAAACTACCCTGAAAAGTtagctaaaacaattttatcatttatgattaaatttctttttggaGGTCCAGAATTTATATGTAGAGCTCAACCTGTTGCAAATTGTTCTTCTGAATTTCAGTTTGCTCAATGTCAACAAATTGTTGATAcgataaataatattgaaaatagtaaGACACTGGTAATAATTACTGATGGTAACCGTGTAAATCAAAGATTTTTTGGAATGTTTAAAACAGTTGATAGTAAACCATGGTTAACAACATcaggtatatatttattgtatgaTTATGTGCATCTCTTAAAATCTATATGAAACAATTGGTTGACAGAAAAGACTGGCGAACTTcaatttttgaacaataaagAACTGGCTTTGGCTAAGTGGAGTGATTtagaaactttatataaaactgaGTGCAATAGTCTTTTTAAACTCTCTAAACTTACAGCTAAATCAGTTTATCCAAAACCAATAGAGAGACAATCTGTAAAGttttgtttgtcttttttttgcaaagaaacaGTAGCTGACTATTGACTAAGACTATTGAAGACTATTGAAAgactatataaatattgaataaGACTATTGCACtcagttttatatatagtttctaAATCACTCCACTTAGCCAAAGCCAGTTctttattgttcaaaaattgAAGTTCCCCAGTCTTTTTTGTCAACCAATTGGTTCGTATAGATTTTAGTAGATGCAcataattatacaataaatagcTGCATTAAGAACGCATCCAGAGATTGAAAATAAAGCATTTGAAGGTACTGctgtatttattgaaaaaataattttttttcgaatGTTGTTAATGTCAAAGCACCTGGTGCTGGCATTCGGTTTAGAAATGAATTATGCGAAGAAATCCACTCAGTTGGTGATCAACAGTTACAACTGCTACGAGATATTGCTGAACTGTCAAATTTTATGAAACCTACAGGTAAGCGTGTAAAACAGCTTACGCTAGATACTAGCAATGCAATAGCGCATTCATGTTATGGCTTTATTGATCTCGTAGAAACTTTGTTGAGTAATGGAGCAAAGTATGTCTTATTAGGTTGGTTTTCAACAGATCCACTTGAAAAAGCTTTTTCTAAGCTTTGACAGGGATCTGGAGGTACTTACTTTATAAACGCTAAATctgtaattgaaaaaattaatattcaacATACTAAATTGATATTACAACTTGACATTCCTGTTGATGGTATCGATGGTCATACTTGTGACATATGTTTAGAGATATTTTTACTGATGAAAAAGAACTTCTGGATAATATACATGATCTTGAAAGCTCAGTTAATAAATCTACATTAGTGGCTATAGTTTACATAGCTGGCTATGTGCAAAAAagcgaaataaaaatttatgatgattttaccaattattattataaatatggaAGTTATCTGTATGGCTTAAACAGAGGCggacttgaaattttttctgataCTCTAGTCTAATGgtcaatattttgcttttttttttcaaggtgcTACTGACCCTTTATACAGAACATTTTGTGTTACTCAGTTTTAGTTCATTGCtgctaaatattaatttaaaatcacaaaaaaacaatgcagagtatattttaatattctgCTAAAGAATTGCTAACTAATTACCACTCCCAAAATACTAAAGCTATCATAATTTATGTGAAAATtagttttgtaattaattatGCTATTTACTTGTTATGTTTTCTATTTTCTCATTAGCCTATATGTCTTTCAATATGTTtggatttgtaaatatttaccCTGTTGagatatattgataaaactttttttttgcttgaatcAACTTTTGTTGGTGTTTTTTATTGTTGGTGATTTTTATTGTTaccatttttagcaaaaaaaattaaaaatacagttatctttttaatatatagatatatactttGTTATGGTTCTGCTTGTTATTGAtactatttaatattacataaatattcttaatgaaatttgaaatacgaaaaatatgattatcttttaacaactttttggttttctttttatatttccGTCTTTACTAGAGattattattagaaaacatAGACTGCCATTACACCCtacctaatataaaaatatatcaatataagTAAAAGTGAAAGTTTATTCGGCCTTCAGTTTTTACGGCATTTTGCGCGATGTCAAGGCCTGTTATTATAGAAGGCCGTGTGTGTGACGAAAAAGTAAAGATACTTTTGCATTCAGTGGCTATTGCACCTAAGGTTTATATCATTGAAAAAGTaggtttttacatttttgtttttgtttttttgtttaactacttATCCTAATTGATCACTTTTTTTCAGGATTCTCCTCATGGGTTCAAGCTCATTACGCATAATATGTGTTCAATTACCCATAATACGTTAGTCATTGTAagtaataaattagaaaataattatttgtgaAATATTGTAGTCATTAATGACTTCAACCTggctaataattaaaattgcttCCTTTCTCTCTCTCTGTTTCTCTCTCTCTGTCTCTCTTTGTCtgtctctctctatatatatatatttatatttatatatatatttgtatttatattttttttttttagaaaatgtttgaAGAAAGTTAGAAGATACTAAAAACCTTGGTATTATGCAAGCCGAAGCGATTTAATCAATTCAATCGACAAAAAACGGCGTGTAAAtcgcaaaagaaaaaataatatttttaatattctggATGTATTGATTAatagcatttattttaaaataaattcattttgcaacacgttttttaattttataaaatttcgtcATAATAGTTTAAGGTAAATCCCACAGGTTATAAGTGGAAAACATCACATGTAAAAGATCAAAAATGCTACACATTTTGAATACCAAATGGGATAAAGTAGCAAATACCAGATTAAGTTAAGCCTCTCTGAAAGCTTTgatgattaattttaaataactattcaagtaatttttaaatatcatagaAGCATTCggacttttatttgtctagtatTGACTACTTTTATACCATTTGGATTAAAATATGTGGCATTTAAAATCTATAACATGTAGTATTTTCCGCCTATATCCCATGTAGGATTTACCACATAAAACCCATGTGGGATTTACCATATGAAACCCACATGGGACAAAATAATAATCCCCATATGGGTTACATATGGCAAAAACCCACGCGTATCCCATATGGGATTTACCATATGGAATCCATGTGGGATTTACCATATGAAACCCACATGGGACAAAATAATAATCCCCACATGGGTTACATATGGAAAAAATCCACGCGTATCCCATGTGCGCTTTTTCACTGGGGTAGTAGAgtcttgtaatatttttaactttgcaGCACTTTCTGAAACTACCGTTGCATCTCTAAAAACATTCATTATAAGGtgagaatttttgaaaaatgtaggAAATATATTTAGCAAGTCATAGAAATCAAAACAGTTACTCAAAACAGTTACTCAAATGCTCTAGCTAGTTGCATCTGTCATTACTTAACTAAGCTCGTGTGCATAGGaccatacatgtatatatggtGCTATGCGCATATACATGTTAATTGAAGCTTTTTTAAGCTAAGCAGAAAATCTTGCATACAACATGTTACTTGCTCCATCATCTAAGtttaacttttctaaattttaattgtacAAGCAATTCCACCTTTTTCAGAATGACATAAAAATTCATCATTAGTTGTGACGTCCTGTGTTGTGTCAATTTgaactatataaaaatcattttcccTGACTTTATCTGGAAatttcttgtttgtttattttaaaataatatcaatgatATAATTCACCATTAATGTTGagataaatataactaaaaaggCTGGTCCATGACTTCCAGAAGTATGTCTTGAACGTggacattaacttttaaaaaagacgTTTTCCAAATGTTTCTTTAATCtatcaatatattttaacaataaaagcaGTAAGTCCAAATAAATTTCATGATCATTGTCTTCAAGTTGTGTATCAAGTTAATTAACATTTTCGTTCCGGTGAGATCTCTATCCGAGCCCTTTTTTCAATAAGATTTAAAGCATCATTAATACATTGATAAGCTTTTCGCCTTTCATTTCTAACTTTTGCTTTtgcatgtatttttttaatgaaaataattatttttg
This portion of the Hydra vulgaris chromosome 13, alternate assembly HydraT2T_AEP genome encodes:
- the LOC136090258 gene encoding uncharacterized protein LOC136090258, which gives rise to MLCISLQVELSQLQQKYQFIQLQLQYQYSTTTKISIYKFPKNLEERKRCSEAIPRTGFIVTDYTAVFQLHWSNEAPFESKDGKQRPLNPPSVFKNIPPSCLATPASKVRKTVTSSGFRSILPDVLNDFLKEDELIFDDIQSLLSDNNDVIVFQLNKKSLHIQSKMYKLDVPLFILVIFNDYSLVANHNGTTCNISSLAVNKLKLIKTKSALFEAVRFFKNKESSLQLNILFEHLNAMRKVNVGEVLYTSDIICRAYEYFAM